The Chitinophaga sp. H8 region GTTTTTTAGGTTAGCGGATCTTTATTGGATGGTGTTAATTTGTGTTAGCTGGTGAACGGCATTGGCCAACTCATTCCAGGTACTTTCCAGTTCCCGGTAAAAAATCTCGCCTTTATCGGTCATGGAAAAATATTTACGTGGAGGCCCTGAACTACTCTCTACCCAACGGTAAGTAAGTAGCTCCGCATTTTTCAGACGTGTTAATAAAGGGTATAAGGTCCCTTCCAGGATGTCCAGCTTCGCCTCTTTCATTTTCTCTATAATGTCCGAAGGATAAGCTTCCCCTTGCTTAATGACAGAAAGAATGCAAAACTCAAGCACCCCCTTCCGCATTTGTGACTGTGTGTTATCTATGTTCATGGCAAGTGAGCTTTAAATAATATAACTATTAATGGTGGTTGCCGGGTCTTGATCCAACCCTACTTTTCCATCTTCACAATACAAAGATAGAAAAAATACAGTACTTTGCAATACATAATACCATACAAAGCAAAATAACTTGCGTTAAACATTACCGGTAAAAACAGATAGATCCAATACGGTGGCTGGTCTGCTAATATTTTAAGCCCCTCCCGGCTTTCCTTTTAATTTGATGAACGGTAAAATGACGGGATAAACCCTAAAATGACCCATAAGTATTGTTAACCAAGGCCTTTAACATTTTTTTAAAGGTAGTATGTGAAAAATATCGGCTTCATGTCCTATTTTTGTGTCAGTTCAATTACGCAATGAAGAAACTAATCGGCATATTTCTGCTTGGACTCATGATGATCCAACTGCTTCCAATAAAGGAGGTAGGGAAACTGCTGTTTAATAATCAGATCGTAGAAGAACATCCGGTTGATGCCGGTGATTTCAGTAAATCTGTTAAAGAATTAAAATTCTGTAAACAGATGAATGATGCGCTGAAGTTTGATCCTCAGTTATTCCTGAGTATTTTACAATATAACCTCTTTGCGGAAATCCCCAGCAGCCCTGCTGTGGAAATACATACACCGCCTCCCAACCCCTGCGAAGGATAATTCTGTTCTTTCCGCTGCATGACGCAGATGGATATCTTATTACTATTTTATTTTACTATTTAGTTACTGCATATTTTCAGTATATGAAAAAGTTTATCGGCATATTCCTGTTGGGCCTTATGATGACCCAGCTGCTTCCAATAAAGGAGGTAGGAAAACTGCTGTTTAATAACCAGATAGTAGAAGAACACCCTGTTGAAGGCTCCTATGACCACGCCAAAAAGCTGTTCAAGGAAATTAAGTTCTTCAAACCGCTCAATGTAACACATGGATTAGATCCTCAGTTGTTATTAGGGGCATTACTCTATGATGGTTTTGCGGATATTCCCAATGGTCCCGCAAAGGAAATACATACCCCGCCTCCTAACCGGGTTCTGGCGTAACTTTTTCCTCCTGCTGATCTGCAGGCGGATTCCTTATCATTTATTATCAATTTAATTAATTACCCGTAGATACCTGTCTGTATACGTGTGTTCGTGTGATACGTGTGATACGTGTATCTATACGGGAAAAGATGCTGATCCCTTTGCGGAAAAGCAACAAACATTTGCAATTATGAACAAGCAATCCTCTCTTTTCTCAAATATAAAAGGCGACCTGTCGGCGGGCCTGGTCGTATTCTTAATCGCAGTTCCATTATGTCTGGGTATAGCCTTGGCTTCCGGAGCTCCCCTCTTTTCCGGTATGATTGCCGGTATTATCGGTGGTATCGTTGTAGGTTTTTTTAGTGGCTCGCAATTAAGCGTGAGCGGACCTGCTGCCGGTCTTACAGCGGTAGTGCTTACTGCTATCACCAAACTGGGAGCTTTTGATATCTTCCTGCTAGCCGTGGTAATAGGTGGTGCTATGCAGCTGGTATTCGGGCTGGTAAAAGCTGGTACTATTGCCAATTATTTCCCGTCTAATGTGATTACCGGTATGCTTACCGCTATTGGTATTATTATCATCTTAAAGCAAATTCCACATGCCTTTGGCTACGATGCCAATGCAGAAGGCGATTTTGCTTTCGTGCAAACAGATGGTGATAATACTTTTACGGCGCTGCTATCGGCCATCAATCACATCAACCTGGGTGCCACTATCATTACAATTCTTTCTATTCTCATCATTCTCTTCTGGGCTAAAATTCCGAAGCTGAATATGATCCCCGCACCACTCGTTGCGGTAATAGCAGGTGTGTTCCTGAACATGGCCTTTTCCGGAAATGAATTGCTGGCACTGGGTGCTAATCACCTGGTGAGCTTACCTGTACCGGATAGCTTTAACGACTTTGTAGGCCAGTTTACCCTCCCCAACCTGGGCGCTATTGGTAATAAAGAAGTGTGGGTTACAGCAGCTACTATTGCAATCGTAGCTTCTGTTGAAACACTGTTGAACGTGGAAGCGACAGACAAGCTGGATCCGCTGAAACGCTATACTTCTCCTAACCGCGAACTGAAAGCGCAAGGGATTGGTAATATGGTGAGTGGTTTAATCGGTGGTTTACCAATTACCTCTGTTATTGTTCGCTCCAGTGCCAATATCAACTCCGGTGGGCGTACTAAAGTAGCTACCATTACACATGGTATTTTACTGTTGGTATGTGCGGCACTGATTCCTGTATTGCTGAATAAAATTCCATTGGCTACCCTGGCAGCAGTGCTGCTGGTAACCGGCTATAAATTATGTAAGATTTCCATTTTCAAAGACATGTTTAAAAATGGTAAATACCAATGGGTACCCTTCCTGGTTACCGTTGTTGCGATAGTATTTACCGACTTGCTGGTGGGTATCGCACTGGGTATGGTGGTGAGCGTAATTGCCATCCTGAGGGGAAATATGAAAAGCACTTATTTCTTCCGGAAAGAGAAATACCATACTGGTGATAGTATCCGCCTGGAACTTGCTCAGGAAGTATCTTTCCTGAATAAAGCCAGCATTTTGCTCACCCTGGATCATATGCCGGAAAATACCACCGTAGTAATCGATGCCAGTAAAACTTCCTACATAGATTATGATGTACTGGAAGTAATCCGTGAGTTTAAAGACATTAAAGCAGCACAAAAGAACATTGCAGTAATCCTCACCGGGTTTAAGGATGTATATAATATCCCCAATACCGGCGATGTGTCAGTGTCTCAGCAGTCTGCCTTTACCATGGGACAGGTACATACTATTTCCACAGGTACACACAAACAATTACTAAAAGAATTACAGCTGAATTAATACGGCAGCATAGCCAATTATTCATTTCACTAAAAATATTACATCATGAAAACGCACGATAAAATATCACAGAATAACATTACCCCGGAGATCGCATTAAAATTTTTAAAAGAGGGTAATGCCCGGTTTGTAGACAACCTGCGGATTAACCGTAACCTGCTGCAACAGGTAAATGACACTTCTGATGGTCAATGGCCCTTTGCTGCTATTGTAAGCTGTATGGATTCACGCACCTCAGCAGAACTGATCTTTGATCAGGGCCTGGGAGATATTTTCAGCATCCGCCTGGCGGGTGCTGTTATTACCGACAATGTACTGGGTAGCCTGGAGTATGCCTGTAAAGTGGCCAACTCTAAGTTTATCGTAGTACTCGGTCATACGAAATGCGGTGCCATCAAAGGCGCCTGCGATGCGGTTGAAATGGGCAATCTCACCGCGCTGCTGAATAAAATCACCCCATCAGTACATGGGGAAAAAACAGTAAAGGAAAACAGAACCTCCCACAACCCTGCATTCCTGGATGCTGTTACCCATATTCATACAGAACGTTCTGTACAGGCTATCATGGAACAAAGTAATATCCTGCGTGAAATGATCCAGAAAGGAGAAGTAGGCATTATCGGAGCAGTATATGATGTGGAAACCGGACTGGTCAACTTCCTGGACCACACTTTACTTACAGGCAATACTACTCCTCATTATGAAATGGTAGCGGTATAAAAAGAAACGGACTACCAGAGAGAGGTAGTGCTTTGCAGTCCCGCAGGCTGCGTTTTTGCAAATGTTATGGTAAGAGACCTTTTCCCAATCCGGGAGAGGGTCTTTACCTACATTTTTATCAGCCGTTCCACTGCCTGCTCCAACGTAGCTTTCTTTTTAGCAAAACAAAAGCGGATCACATGATCATCTTTCCCGTTTTGATAAAACGCAGATATAGGAATCCCTGCTACACCAAACTCCTGTGTCATCCGGGTAGCAAATTCCTTATCCCCTTCCTGGGAAATACGTTCATACTGCATCAGCTGAAAATAACTGCCCTGCCCCTTCAGCGGTGTAAAACGCGTTTGCGCCATCAGCTTTAAAAAATAATCCCTTTTTTCCTGGTAAAATGCGGGTAAAGACAAATAATGCTCCGGTTTTTTTAAAAATGCTGCCAGCCCATATTGCATCGGCGTGTTCACAGAGAAACACAGGTATTGATGTACTTTACGGTACTCCTGTGTTAAATGGGCAGGTGCTACGCAATACCCCATTTTCCAGCCGGTATTATGAAATACCTTCCCAAAGGAAAACGTAACAAAACTATTCCTGAACAATGCAGGATAACGCAATATGCTCTGGTGGGTTTCCCCATCATATATCAGGTGCTCATATACCTCGTCTGATAATACCAGCAGGTTAAATTCGGCGACCAGTTTTTCCAGTTCCTGCAAATCTGCTGCCCGCAAAATAGTGCCGGTAGGATTATGCGGAGTGTTCAGCATAATCATTTTGGTGTGGGAAGTAATCTTACTCCGCACCAGGGCCCAGTTAATATGATAATCCGGAAAAGAAAGCGGAATGAGTACAGGTGTACCTCCGTTTACCAGCACATTTGGAATATAGCTGTCATACGCAGGCTCAAAAATAATAACCTCATCTCCCGGCTGTATGCAAGTGGCAATAGCGGTAAAGATCGCATATGTACCTCCCGGAGTGATGGTAATTTCAGTATCCGGATCCACATGCTGCCCGTAAAGCTTCCCTATCTTTTCAGAGATGGCTTCTCTGAGTGGCATAATACCTGGCATAGGCGCATATTGATTATGCCCCTGCTGCATGGCGTCGTTCACCAGTGCTTTCAGCTCATCGCTGCAATCAAAATCGGGAAATCCCTGTGATAGGTTAATCGCCTTGTGCGCTGTTGCCAGGGCGGACATGACTGTAAATATGGTAGTGCCTGTATTGGGTAGTTTGGACATATAACTTATTATCCTGTTACAGGTATTTCTCCCCTTTATTGCGTTTCACTTCCGCTACATATTCCTTGATCTGTTGTTCATTCTCCTTTTTACAGATCAGGAGTACATCCTGTGTATCGATCACAATAAATTCATCCAGCCCCTGCAATAGTACCAGCTTATCATTCGGCACTTTTACCATACACTTGGTGGCATCTACAATCATCACATTCTTTCCCTGCACGGCATTACCCAGGTAATCCTTTTCCAGGTTTTCATAGGCAGAAGCCCAGGTGCCCAGGTCGCTCCACCCAAAATTGGAAGGAATAACGTACACATTATCCGCTTTTTCCATAATACCATAGTCGATGGAAATATTTGTGCACTGGGAGTAGATGGTTTCGATTGCCTCTTTTTCGCCGGGGGTATTCAAAGCGGGATATCCCTGTTCAAAAACCTCATCAATTTCAGGCAGGTATTGCTTAATAGCTGCCACAATTGTTTTTACATTCCACACAAAAATGCCGGCATTCCATAAAAAGTCTCCGCTTTTCAGGAAGGTGCGGGCCAGTTCCAGGTTAGGCTTTTCTGTAAAGGTTTTCACCTTATATACATTATCAGCCGCCTGCTGTGTTTCAAACTGTATATAACCATACCCCGTGTCTGGCCGGGTAGGTTTTATTCCCAGGGTTACCAGGGCGCTATGCTTCTGTACAAACAGCAGTGCATTCAAACAAGCGCTGGTAAAGGCAGGACCATCCATAATCAAATGATCTGCCGGCGCACAGATAATGTTCGCCTTAGGGTCTTGTTTCTGTATTTTAAAGGAAATATAAGCGATACAGGGTGCCGTATTTTTACGGGAAGGCTCGCATACTATATTATCCAGGGGTAGTTCCGGCAGCTGCTCTTCCACTTTGGAGCCATAATGCTGATGCGTAACTACAAATATGTTTTCTTTAGGAATAAACTGTGCAAACCGCTCGTAAGTCCATTGCAACAGCGTTTTCCCTGTATTCAAAATATCCAGGAACTGCTTAGGATAGTCTGTGCGGCTAGCTGGCCAGAAACGGCTTCCAATACCGCCGGCCATAATGGCCACGTAAAAATGCCTGTTCATTTGTGTCATCGCTCAAATAATTCCCTCTCTGATTAAATCATGTAAATGAATGATGCCAAGATAGTGCTTATCCTCCAAAACCACTAACTGAGTTATATCATATTGGCGCATTTTCTCCAGCGCATTGATGGCTAACTCATCCTGCTGAATCGTTTTCGGATGACGCGACATAATATCTTTTGCTACTACAGTAGCTGTAGCAATGTTCTTTTCCAGCATTCTGCGCAGATCCCCATCTGTAATAACCCCTTCCAGGGCCCCATCTTCTCCTACCACTGCGGTTACTCCCAGCATTTTGGAAGAAATCTCCACAATTACCTCCCGCAGAGAGCTTTCAGGCTGTACCCTGGGCACCGGATGCTGCCGGCTTAAATCACCCACTTTCAGATACAATCTTTTACCTAATGCGCCGCCAGGATGAAATTTGGCGAAGTCTCCGGCTGTAAACCCATGCCATTCTATCAAACACACCGCCAGGGCATCTCCCATGGCCAGCTGGGCGGTAGTGCTGGTAGTAGGTGCCAGGTTATTGGGACAAGCCTCCTGCGCTACGGTTGTATCCAACACATAATCTGCTTCCTGCGCCAGAAAAGAACCGGCATTCCCTACCATAGCTACCAGTTTGTTGCCAAAATTCTTAACCAGAGGTACCAATACCTTTATCTCTGCAGAAGTGCCGCTCTTAGAGATGCACAGCACCACATCTTCTTCCCGGATCATCCCCAGATCCCCATGTATAGCGTCCGCAGCATGCATAAACACCGCCGGAGTACCGGTAGAATTGAGGGTGGCTACTATTTTCTGCCCGATAATGGCGCTTTTGCCAATCCCGGTGATGACCACCCTGCCTGCACATTGTGCAATTAATTCCACAACTGCCTCAAAGTCACTGTTGATGTACTGCTGCAAATTATCTACTGCGGCGGCCTCCATCGCTATAGTGCGCTTCGCTACTTCTGATATTTGAATTGTTGTATTCTTCTTCATGAGCAGCCACAAATTTATTATTTTTTAATGAGCCCCGGCGATCGTGTAAATTATGTTGATAGCAAGCACTTTTTTAAGTAACTTCGTGTTCCCCTAAAAAACATATAAATGTTAATTGTCATCTGTTAGTTCTTTAGAGTTTATTTGTTTTAAATTTTGATGCAATGGCTGTTGTAAAGGTAAGTTTGTTGGATGCATTACACGAACACTTTGGATTTGATTCCTTTAAAGGAAATCAGGAAATCATAATAAAAAGCATCCTCGCGGGTAAAGATACTTTTGTTATAATGCCAACTGGTGGAGGTAAATCCCTCTGCTACCAGTTACCCGCGCTGATGAGCCC contains the following coding sequences:
- a CDS encoding PadR family transcriptional regulator; this encodes MNIDNTQSQMRKGVLEFCILSVIKQGEAYPSDIIEKMKEAKLDILEGTLYPLLTRLKNAELLTYRWVESSSGPPRKYFSMTDKGEIFYRELESTWNELANAVHQLTQINTIQ
- a CDS encoding SulP family inorganic anion transporter, which produces MNKQSSLFSNIKGDLSAGLVVFLIAVPLCLGIALASGAPLFSGMIAGIIGGIVVGFFSGSQLSVSGPAAGLTAVVLTAITKLGAFDIFLLAVVIGGAMQLVFGLVKAGTIANYFPSNVITGMLTAIGIIIILKQIPHAFGYDANAEGDFAFVQTDGDNTFTALLSAINHINLGATIITILSILIILFWAKIPKLNMIPAPLVAVIAGVFLNMAFSGNELLALGANHLVSLPVPDSFNDFVGQFTLPNLGAIGNKEVWVTAATIAIVASVETLLNVEATDKLDPLKRYTSPNRELKAQGIGNMVSGLIGGLPITSVIVRSSANINSGGRTKVATITHGILLLVCAALIPVLLNKIPLATLAAVLLVTGYKLCKISIFKDMFKNGKYQWVPFLVTVVAIVFTDLLVGIALGMVVSVIAILRGNMKSTYFFRKEKYHTGDSIRLELAQEVSFLNKASILLTLDHMPENTTVVIDASKTSYIDYDVLEVIREFKDIKAAQKNIAVILTGFKDVYNIPNTGDVSVSQQSAFTMGQVHTISTGTHKQLLKELQLN
- a CDS encoding carbonic anhydrase family protein, yielding MKTHDKISQNNITPEIALKFLKEGNARFVDNLRINRNLLQQVNDTSDGQWPFAAIVSCMDSRTSAELIFDQGLGDIFSIRLAGAVITDNVLGSLEYACKVANSKFIVVLGHTKCGAIKGACDAVEMGNLTALLNKITPSVHGEKTVKENRTSHNPAFLDAVTHIHTERSVQAIMEQSNILREMIQKGEVGIIGAVYDVETGLVNFLDHTLLTGNTTPHYEMVAV
- a CDS encoding methionine aminotransferase, with amino-acid sequence MSKLPNTGTTIFTVMSALATAHKAINLSQGFPDFDCSDELKALVNDAMQQGHNQYAPMPGIMPLREAISEKIGKLYGQHVDPDTEITITPGGTYAIFTAIATCIQPGDEVIIFEPAYDSYIPNVLVNGGTPVLIPLSFPDYHINWALVRSKITSHTKMIMLNTPHNPTGTILRAADLQELEKLVAEFNLLVLSDEVYEHLIYDGETHQSILRYPALFRNSFVTFSFGKVFHNTGWKMGYCVAPAHLTQEYRKVHQYLCFSVNTPMQYGLAAFLKKPEHYLSLPAFYQEKRDYFLKLMAQTRFTPLKGQGSYFQLMQYERISQEGDKEFATRMTQEFGVAGIPISAFYQNGKDDHVIRFCFAKKKATLEQAVERLIKM
- a CDS encoding mannose-1-phosphate guanylyltransferase translates to MTQMNRHFYVAIMAGGIGSRFWPASRTDYPKQFLDILNTGKTLLQWTYERFAQFIPKENIFVVTHQHYGSKVEEQLPELPLDNIVCEPSRKNTAPCIAYISFKIQKQDPKANIICAPADHLIMDGPAFTSACLNALLFVQKHSALVTLGIKPTRPDTGYGYIQFETQQAADNVYKVKTFTEKPNLELARTFLKSGDFLWNAGIFVWNVKTIVAAIKQYLPEIDEVFEQGYPALNTPGEKEAIETIYSQCTNISIDYGIMEKADNVYVIPSNFGWSDLGTWASAYENLEKDYLGNAVQGKNVMIVDATKCMVKVPNDKLVLLQGLDEFIVIDTQDVLLICKKENEQQIKEYVAEVKRNKGEKYL
- a CDS encoding KpsF/GutQ family sugar-phosphate isomerase, with the protein product MKKNTTIQISEVAKRTIAMEAAAVDNLQQYINSDFEAVVELIAQCAGRVVITGIGKSAIIGQKIVATLNSTGTPAVFMHAADAIHGDLGMIREEDVVLCISKSGTSAEIKVLVPLVKNFGNKLVAMVGNAGSFLAQEADYVLDTTVAQEACPNNLAPTTSTTAQLAMGDALAVCLIEWHGFTAGDFAKFHPGGALGKRLYLKVGDLSRQHPVPRVQPESSLREVIVEISSKMLGVTAVVGEDGALEGVITDGDLRRMLEKNIATATVVAKDIMSRHPKTIQQDELAINALEKMRQYDITQLVVLEDKHYLGIIHLHDLIREGII